The genome window TCATTTAAAATATAGAATTAAAAAACTGTCCTAAAATTATTTCTATTTAACAGTGTTAACTATTTATAAAACTAATTTCAGGACAGTTGTGTTTTTATAATACTGCTAAAGCAGCCTCATAGTTTGGCTCGTCAGCAATTTCTTTTACTTGCTCAGTGTGTAAAATAGTCCCGTTTTCATCTAAAACGATTACTACACGAGAATGTAAACCAGCTAAAGGACCGTCAGTAATTTCTAAACCGTAATTTTTTCCAAAACTACCAGTTCTGAAATCTGAAAGGTTAATTACATTTTCTAAGCCTTCTGCACCACAAAAACGTTTTTGAGCAAAAGGCAAATCTCTTGAAATACATAATACTTTAGTATTTGCTAATGAACTTGCTTTTTCATTAAATTTTCTTACCGACGCAGCACATGTTCCAGTATCAATACTTGGAAAAATGTTTAAAACTACTCTTGAACCAGAAAAGTCGCTTAAAGTTGCTGAACCTAAATCTGTTTTTACTAAATTGAAATCAGCAGCTTTAGAACCTACTGATGGCAAATCGCCACTTGTGTTAATTGGATTACCTCCTAATGTTATTGATGCCATACCTGTTTTTTTTATTGAAACAAAAATACAGAATTATTGGTTAAAGTTTTACTTATAGTTTACTTAAGATTGTTTTTTTCTTTTTTTTTAAACCAAGTTTATGAATTTAGCGTAAATGCAATTATAAAACTTAAAAAATTACATTATGAAAACGAACCAATTTTTTGCTACTGCAGTTGTAGCTTTCGGATTATTTTTTGGAGCATCGACATTTGCTCAAACAAAAGAAAAAACAGTTGAAGTAGGTGGAGCTCCTATGTATCCTAGTAAGAATATCGTTGAAAATGCGGTCAATTCTAAAGATCATACAACTTTAGTTGCAGCCGTTAAAGCAGCAGGTCTAGTTGAAGTACTAATGTCAGACGGACCATTCACCGTTTTTGCCCCAACAAATGCTGCGTTTGCTAAACTACCTGCTGGAACGGTTGAAGCATTATTAAAACCAGAGAATAAAGAGTTGTTACAAACAATACTAAAATACCATGTGGCTGCTGGGAAGTGGAGTTCTAAAGATATTGTGGCAGCAATAAAAAAAGGTAATGGCAAATATTCATTTAAAACGGTAAGCGGTGGCACTTTAACTGCTTGGATGAAAGGAAATGATGTTTACATTACAGACGAAAATGGAAATAGTGCTAAAGTTACTATTGCTGATGTGAATCAAAAAAATGGAGTTATACACGTAATTGATGCTGTTGTAACACCAAAATCATAATTGCTTAAAATGTTTAGATTAGTAGGTTAATGAAAAAAGCTCTGAATGTAAGTTCAGAGCTTTTTGATTTTATTTTAATAACCAATTTTTAAAATCAAAGAAGTTTTGTGGTGCAACACCATGTCCAACAGGATATTCATTATACACTACATCTAATCCTAAATTTTCTAATGCTGGTTTTGCTTTTCGTGCCCAATCAACTGGAATTACTTGATCTACTGATCCATGAGAAACAAAGAATTTTAAATGCGAAATAGCAATTTTATCAATTTCTTTTGGCATTATTTCTTGATTGAAATAACCACTTAACGCTACTACTTTGGTAACTTTTTCAGGATAGGTTAGGGCAGTAGCATAACTTAAAATAGCACCTTGACTAAAACCAATTAAAGTTACATTTTTAGTATCAATTGGATATTGTTTTACAATTTCGTCAATGAAACTTGCAATAATTTCAACCGATTGTTTTGCTTGAACGTTATCTGAAAATTTGTTTTCATCTGCATCAAAATGAATTGCATACCAAGCATGACCGTAAGGTTGTAAATCGTAAGGTGCTCTTACCGAAATTACATAATGATCTTGTGGTAATTCATTTGCAAAAGAGAACAAGTCTTCTTCATTACTTCCATAACCGTGTAAAAGCAATAATAATGGATTTTTTTCTAATATAACTTTTGGTTCTCTTATAAGATAATGTA of Flavobacterium channae contains these proteins:
- a CDS encoding alpha/beta hydrolase; the encoded protein is MNLHYLIREPKVILEKNPLLLLLHGYGSNEEDLFSFANELPQDHYVISVRAPYDLQPYGHAWYAIHFDADENKFSDNVQAKQSVEIIASFIDEIVKQYPIDTKNVTLIGFSQGAILSYATALTYPEKVTKVVALSGYFNQEIMPKEIDKIAISHLKFFVSHGSVDQVIPVDWARKAKPALENLGLDVVYNEYPVGHGVAPQNFFDFKNWLLK
- the tpx gene encoding thiol peroxidase — translated: MASITLGGNPINTSGDLPSVGSKAADFNLVKTDLGSATLSDFSGSRVVLNIFPSIDTGTCAASVRKFNEKASSLANTKVLCISRDLPFAQKRFCGAEGLENVINLSDFRTGSFGKNYGLEITDGPLAGLHSRVVIVLDENGTILHTEQVKEIADEPNYEAALAVL
- a CDS encoding fasciclin domain-containing protein, whose translation is MKTNQFFATAVVAFGLFFGASTFAQTKEKTVEVGGAPMYPSKNIVENAVNSKDHTTLVAAVKAAGLVEVLMSDGPFTVFAPTNAAFAKLPAGTVEALLKPENKELLQTILKYHVAAGKWSSKDIVAAIKKGNGKYSFKTVSGGTLTAWMKGNDVYITDENGNSAKVTIADVNQKNGVIHVIDAVVTPKS